ttatttttccccccacagtTTGAGTAAAGTTTGACTTGACTTTAAACTCTAAGGTCGTCCATTGATACAAACTGGGGTAGAACATACAACCCGCATCATCAGCACCAAacgttcacacatttttttaaatgacagtaACTGAAAGTAAGTGAAAGGCTGTTGCTTTTTGGGGGATTTGAATCCTTTAAGAGACTAATGTTTTAGAGGAGAGATACCATGATTGACAGCGAAGCTGATTTGTGCGTGTTTTAAGTCAGGTGACAAGCTAGCAGAGACTAGCTCTGCGTGACGATCAACTGTACACTTTACACTAAATTAACAAAGTGGCACGAAACAACCcgacaaagaaaatgtaatttttttcctgaaactaCTACTACTAAAACAAGAACCTCACCTTTTATGCTTTTGAACACAGGTTCGTCTCTGAAGAAGCTGGGGAGGAGCTTGTCTGGTCACCTGCCGAGCTCCGGGCTGTTTCGGTACGAAACTGACTCCATTGTGGGTCGAGGATGGGATCATGGGAAGTCGCGGAAGCCTTCTTTCTGAAACCAAAATGGCGTCTTTCGTTCTACAGTTTCCAGttccgtgtttttttttgttttttttttgcccaccACTTTAACTGACGCACTaccgccctctgctggacaGAAGGCATAAGTTCATTGGGAAAAACAACCCCCCCTTTCTTGTCATTTCagaggtcgccacagcaaatagCAAATAATCCACAAAAAAGGTAAACCAGCTGATTTTATAGAATCAAAGTTGAAAGAAGATTGTCAAACAAATTTTACTGTTGTATAAATATCGAAATCAAAAGCAAAATTTTCTGTTTCACACTTtacaaaatgtttaatttcttgCAAATGAAGACATACAGGTAGAAATTGGGAACTTTCTTTTGAGGTTCTAATAAAATGTTATGTtctgacattttaaatattCTGATTTGATATATTCCATTCTATacagtgtaaaaataaaaaaagtcatgaattaaggtgccttttttaatgaactggTGTTTCACACAACCATGAAATAGGAGTTACCATTTCTAGTACAAGGAACCTGAAACCAAAGAAGCTGCAACATTCAATCGCTTCATGTATTATTTATTCCTGGTTATTGACAGAATATCTCTTGTAGGGAAAGAGATCTTGTTGCTGGGACAGCTGCCTAAATGAGATGCAAGGtgacaaataattaaaatattaggctttactaaaaataaaagacaaatcatTAATCACAGACAAccaatacatttaaatgttttctatgTGAACACACTATGTATGAATGCTTCCTTTATTCCcaacaaatgtgaaaatgtgcAGCTTTATTATGTCCActtcaaacattttctaaaagtgCAGCAGGATGTGGTTCACAGATTTGATTTTTCCACTCATTATTCCTCCACCAGGGGGATTAGTCTGACCACTCATTTTCATCCAGGTCTGAATCCTCCTCGGAGTCACTGTATTCCACTGCAATGCGACGGGAAAGGATGGTTGCCACGTCGTTCCCTACTGGTTCCTGCTTGCTTTGCTGCTCTTGCTGCTCTTGAACTTTCTTCAGCTGGATGCCTGTAGAAGGTGCATGCATTGTGTTTGGTCAGACTCTTTATAAAGGTTTCAATACATGTACAACTGTACGAGTTTGCAGGGATTACAAACAGACGCTGTGTACAACTTTCCCATGAAGGGAGACTCACCAATGCGGATGGCAGACAGTAGATCACTTCTGGCATCTCTCACAGGTTTAGTTTCTACCCCGCTGCCTTCAATGTGTCCGGGGAGGTGTGAGGGTGCAGCGGGGGATGGAAGAGATGGAGGTGGGGGAATGGGTGGGGGTACAGGTGGGAGTGGGCATCCTGGGCCTACAGGTAAAACTCCGTTATGAGGAGTTGGTGGTAGAGGAAAACCAAAGGCTGTCTTTGCTGATGGGATGGGCAGGCCTGAGACAGGAATTGGAGCGATCGAGCTGTTTGACAGCAGAGGGAGTGAACGTTAGGCTGTGTACTCTGCAAATTTAAGTTTTCAACAACTAAACACGACATACTGGTACTCTGTGGGTGGACAAACGGAAGCCTCTATGTGGTCTGCGTAGGTTACTCTCTTGTAGTTGACATCAATGCAGTGGTATTCGTGCTCCACGGGCGGTGAGGGCTGTGCATTCCTGGATACGCCGTCATGGGACCTGTCACAGCTGGAAGGAACCTGTGCTGGTACTGGAGGTACTGGATATCCCAGGAGCTCAGGCCTGATGAAGCAATAACATAAGGAGCCTGATACAGACCCTTTCACAAACATATCTCCTTGTCAAAACAAAGAGCaggttttgctttaaaaaataatgccaTGTTGTGTCAGACGTGTCTacaagtatttttgtttgtgagaCACAAACCTGCCATCTGGGGAGAGGGAGCCCTCTGAGGAGGCCCCTCGCCGAAGGGTCTGCGGGTGTCGGTGGTCTGGGCGCAGTTCCTTATCAAAAGCCATGATGTTCCACTCTTGCCTACGGTTACGAGCCTTTCTCACCTTCTTAATGTCACGTTGAAACGTGCTGCTCTCCACACATCTCTTCTGGTCCTGAACATAGGAGAATCATAAGGTAACAGCAGGTGAATGCATTCAGCAGTGTAAATCAGAGTGGCAGTTCTCACCCTTTGCCTCCGCCTTTCTTTCCTCTTGTCTTCTGTGTCTTGAAGCATTTTCTCCTTCCACAGGTCAAAAAAGTATGAAGGGTCTGAGTAGAACTTCATCGCATCGATGGAGTCTTCTCTGTTTAGGACGTGAAAACACAGGTTCTGATGTGACAATGGCTTATTATGTAAACTTTAGAGATTTTTGGTATAAAACAATTGCATTATATCACAAAAACAGATTCTTAAatcaaagtaaagaaaaacccttgtttcaagaaaagatgtctttccagaaaaataatagcaattttttttaaatagcaaaataatctcagtttgagaaaacatgtcttactGACAAgaattttatttcttaaaagaaGAATTCTTTGTAGGATCATTTATCTACACCACTggcagacttttctttttttttttagcacattttaagaaaatctgccattttgacttatttttaggGGTCGTAGTGATTAATCGACTTACTTGACGAATCAATTTCTATTCCTAAattccaaccagatcaatctatcttaggcaagttgttaatcaaattgacGTGTACCACtagaaaattatttcaaaataaataaatcgatTATTATCTATACTGGAAAataacatttggattgaggtactGTAGGTTTATAGtgtttacacttgattatcttgcaagaaatacaaggaatctggaaaacttcacctgcactgttcagtatccaggtatttatctctgtgttacactggttgaattttttgataaagatgtcctggatccattttaggtcaggaATTGGGTGGTTCAATAAGGAATCAGTATTAACCATGAACCGAATCAGCAATCGCATGTTTTGCTATGAATTGAATTTTTgctaaaatgaatcgttacaacCCTATTATTCCTAAaaggcctgtttttgcagcgtACCTGTAGGAGGAGAGTGTGGTGAGAGGAGGAGGCCTGTCACAGCTGTTGTACATGTCGGCCACACAGCTGGGAGTGCTGCTTTTGGACAAAACCTGCTGGTTCTGAACTGCAGAGCTTCTGAATGCCTTCCTCATGTTTATGTCCTTCAGAGAAACTGAAACAGCAAGAAAGAGGAGTGAGGATTAAACGAAAGCAGGCTGGCCAGATGGGTCTTCCATCTAGCCAGCTTACCTTCTTCCACGCCTGAGTCCAGCTGGGTGACTTTGACGGCCAAACGATCGATGCGATCCTGAAGAGAGTTTGCACGCACATAAAAGGtgtttgcttcattaaaaagcTCCCCAAAAACGTTTTCTGCCTGTTTACCTGCAAGCACAagcaaagaaaggaaggaaatgaaTCCTTCACGGGAACAACAAAGACCCTGGCAGACAGATTTTCTTAAACAGTCTTTTTCCTGGCATGGACTGTTCTGTACATTTCTGGATTATTGCTCTGGATTACACACTAACATTAAGGGTTTGCTACAAACGGGATAGAAGCTTAAATCCACTTAATGTGAAATCCGCCATTACTACTGCCTGCGTTTGTCTCTCTTGACCCTGCTGCTCTTCATCTTACTTGCAATTCATTGGAAGCTTTACGGTCAGCTTTAAGCCTTTGTTACTTCACTAAATCcaccacacacgcacacacgtggGGCAGATGCACCCTGCACATGTTGTTTTATCACAAACttacctgtgttaaatctgcaTCCTTCACAACAAAGCTTTTCTCAtttctgaaaaacacaattgtgaGCACTCCTAACATGAACACGCTCTTATGTCAGCATGGTAAACTAAATCCCTTgtattccatgttttttttgttgttgtctttacTTACAAATATCTCACAGCTGTCACCTCATAAAGAGCTACATATGTGGGCCAAATCTGCCCCCTACAGTGCCAGTGCTGTAACTCACAGCTGCTGCCTTCAGGGAAACATCTGGGCCACATATCACTAATAACAGATAAGCAACCCAAGTGAAATAAGGGGATTAGACCTAACAATTGTGTTATTTATGCTGCTTTCATGCTTCATTTTACTACCTCCTTTATTGAGGAGTAAATCACCCTTCCTGAAATGAGTAATTTAGCCCAACAACTTCTAACAACCATATCTAAAACGGTTAAAATAGAAACTAATCTATtatttatggagttgtgtgggTTTAGTTATGTAGCTTAAAATAACTATGATCACACCCTTGCAAATGACaatcaaaaaaaactttgcGGCTTGGTAATGCAGTGGATTTGAATTCTTACTCAGACTGCTGAGCTGGCGAATGATGGCCGACAGCGTGTTGTTGGTCACACATTCAAGCTCATTCCCGATCCTGCCCGGCACAGGGCCTTGGCACAGGTGCCGAGGCTCGATGTTCCTCCTGACCAAAGGCATCTCCCATCAGAAAGATGCCTTCTGCTGCAGAGCAGAGGATGCTGCAGCAGCCCAGCACACAATGCACCCTGCAGGGCAGTACAATctgcatttaaagaaaaaaataaaataaaaagaatgaatggaATAAGTTCAAAGTTACACCAGCAGTGGGGGGATAGTGTATTTGACACACCTCAGTAAACAGGGGCTTATCTGACGAGAATTTGTTGAAAAAGAGGTGACCTCtctcttttcatatttttctattATGATGATGCAAAAATAGAACagatcacaaaataaaaatcagttttcctGCCATTCCTATtccaattttattttctgtgatgttttaaaaatgtcatgtaTATAAATGGTTGTAAACTaataaatttattatttttttatttgatttcttcAAGAAATGAGAACTTTAACAAAAAGTGTTCGGTTTGTACCTtaaattaagattatttttcatcAACTTACTTAGAATCCATTCTCATAGAAATTAGACAAAATCTGCAGCAATCTTAGCCAATTTTCTCTTCTTCTAAAAGATTTTTCCAGGACTGATTGTATCACCCAAAATGCTAACTGGTCACCAGTTTTTAAAAGCTAGTTAAAAGTAAGAAGTACTTTTTACTGTATTCTGTAAATGCAACAGAAGCAATTCAGTGTGGActgaaaatcaaaataaaaaatttaatgcAATTTTCTTCATTATAGGTTTTACTGCAGAAAGTTGCCGATTGGTTTGAGATTTGGAGCAAATATAATCTCATTGACACAGTTTGTAAGTTTTGGTTTAATAATGCCGTCactcttttgttttctgggCAGGTTGGTTGCGGTTTCTCCTGGAGGGTTCCACCCACttacctgtttttttctgtggagtGGTGCACAAATGCCTGCACTTTAAGCTGATTGTTTGACCCCTATTTACAGTAAGTGTCTCTGTTTTAGTCGTATTTACGTTGCTGCACTGTGGTCAGCGtttgttctgctgtttttttttttttttataggtgCAGTATATTTATTTCCCACCTAGATTGGTGCTTAATTGTTATTAAAGTGTAAATTCTTAACTAACCTTACTTGttctgttctgtgttttttattttttttttatatttaacttttaatgcaggcaagacacattaagaaattatgtTCAACTATGGCC
The DNA window shown above is from Oryzias latipes chromosome 14, ASM223467v1 and carries:
- the LOC101160681 gene encoding wiskott-Aldrich syndrome protein family member 3-like isoform X2, encoding MCDQQHAVGHHSPAQQSENEKSFVVKDADLTQDRIDRLAVKVTQLDSGVEEVSLKDINMRKAFRSSAVQNQQVLSKSSTPSCVADMYNSCDRPPPLTTLSSYREDSIDAMKFYSDPSYFFDLWKEKMLQDTEDKRKERRRQRDQKRCVESSTFQRDIKKVRKARNRRQEWNIMAFDKELRPDHRHPQTLRRGASSEGSLSPDGRPELLGYPVPPVPAQVPSSCDRSHDGVSRNAQPSPPVEHEYHCIDVNYKRVTYADHIEASVCPPTEYHSIAPIPVSGLPIPSAKTAFGFPLPPTPHNGVLPVGPGCPLPPVPPPIPPPPSLPSPAAPSHLPGHIEGSGVETKPVRDARSDLLSAIRIGIQLKKVQEQQEQQSKQEPVGNDVATILSRRIAVEYSDSEEDSDLDENEWSD
- the LOC101160681 gene encoding wiskott-Aldrich syndrome protein family member 3-like isoform X1 → MPLVRRNIEPRHLCQGPVPGRIGNELECVTNNTLSAIIRQLSSLSKQAENVFGELFNEANTFYVRANSLQDRIDRLAVKVTQLDSGVEEVSLKDINMRKAFRSSAVQNQQVLSKSSTPSCVADMYNSCDRPPPLTTLSSYREDSIDAMKFYSDPSYFFDLWKEKMLQDTEDKRKERRRQRDQKRCVESSTFQRDIKKVRKARNRRQEWNIMAFDKELRPDHRHPQTLRRGASSEGSLSPDGRPELLGYPVPPVPAQVPSSCDRSHDGVSRNAQPSPPVEHEYHCIDVNYKRVTYADHIEASVCPPTEYHSIAPIPVSGLPIPSAKTAFGFPLPPTPHNGVLPVGPGCPLPPVPPPIPPPPSLPSPAAPSHLPGHIEGSGVETKPVRDARSDLLSAIRIGIQLKKVQEQQEQQSKQEPVGNDVATILSRRIAVEYSDSEEDSDLDENEWSD